The Microcystis panniformis FACHB-1757 region TCACCCCTAACAAAGGCACATCACTCAAGTCCAAGATTAAAACATCCGCTTCCTTCATGGCTGTGTGTTCCCTGGCGATCGCTTTCGAGACTCCAAAGATCATCGGACCACTGAGATAAAATAGGATGATGCGACCGTTAGCTTGGTTGAGTAACCTTTTTTCTTCTGGACTTAGGAGAATCTCGTCATCGTTATCGGTGATTGTTTTCACTTCCTGCGCTTGCAGTTCACTGAGGCGATCGATGGTGAGAATATTAGCAATAAAGACCCCCACACCCACAGCAACGATCAGATCGACGAATACTGTTAATAACAGTACACCGTACATGATTAGCGTCCCTTTCAGAGAAATCTTGTGGGAGCGTTTCAGGAAACTCCAGTCGAGAATATCGATCCCCACTTTTAGGGCAATTCCCGCTAATACCGCCATGGGGATACTCTTAGTTAAACCGGCGGCCCAGAGAACGACGACTAATAAAATTAAAGCGCGAGTAATGCCAGAAAGGGCAGTGGTCGCACCGGTTTGAATATTGACGACAGTTCCCATCGTGGCCCCGGCACCGGGTAAACCGCCACAGATTCCTGATACTAAGTTACCAATACCTTGACCGATCAATTCTTTATTCGATTTGTGTTCGGTACGGGTCAAACTATCGGCAATTACCGCCGTTAATAGGGTATCAATACAACCCAACATCCCTAAAACTGCCCCATCCACCAACATTGTGATCATTTGGGCAGCACTAAAGGTGGGCATTTGCAGGGTGGGTAAACCCACGGGAATATCCCCAATCCGGCGAATTTCAGCACCTTGGAAGAAAAACAGCGAAATCAGAGTTCCTATCACCAAAGCTAATAACTGAGGGGGGACAAAACGCTTGAATTTCGAGGGCATCAGGAAGATGATCGCCAAGGTGATCGCCCCCAGAATGGCTTCAGGGGGATTGATATTAGAGAGTAGTTCCGGGATTTTCTGCACTGTGCCTAAAACCCCTCCTTTGGGAGCGGCTTGCCCTAAAAAGGGCGGAATTTGCAGAATGATCAGGATTACCCCGATCCCAGACATAAAGCCAGAAATAACGCTATAGGGCATCAGGGTGATGTATTTACCCATTTTGAAGATACCGAACAGAATCTGGAAAATGCCCGCTAACATGACTACCGTAAAGGCCATGGGTAGGCCTAATTCGGGATTTCTGGCGGTTAAACTGGCCACGATCGCCGTCATTACTACCGTCATCGGCCCCGTTGGTTCCGAAATTAACGTGGGGGTGCCACCAAAAAGGGCAGCAAAAAAACCCACACAGACAGCACCGTACAAACCAGCGATCGCACCAGCCCCAGAAGCTACACCGAAAGCGAGAGCTAGAGGGAGAGAAACGATGGCAGCTGTGAGACCACCGAATATATCGCCCCGCAAATTGTCAAAATGAATACGATTGGTTATTTGCATGAGAATCCAACTGAGCAAAGGGTTTTTTGCCATAACAAAACCGGCGGTTGAGAGACCAGCCTTGATAGACAAAAGTTTATGGTTTTTAAAGATCGATTGTTATAAATCTATACTAGAACGGATATCTTGACAAGCAAATTTTATAAATTGAGTTTAAATCGATATATCTTTACAAAAGTATTGATTTAAACCTATGATATAAGCGGGGTGGGGAGGTTTTTACTCGTTCCCCTCCATTCCTGCTTCTGTTTAGCAAAGCTCCTCAAGGCAGTAACAGAAGTGTAGCTCTCTAGAGGCCTCTCTTGATTCACGCCACTTTACATCAACTGATTGTCTTTGAAGCGACCGCTCGTCATGGCAGTTTTACCAGGGCTGCTGAAGAACTATCGATCACCCAACCCACCGTTTCCACCCAGATGAAACAACTGACTAAATCAGTGGGTTTACCCTTATTTGAACAGATAGGCAAACGTTTGTATTTAACCGAGGCCGGACGCAGTTTATTAGTCACCTGTCAAGCAGTCCTCAAGGATCTTGATAACTTTGAGATGGCGATCGCCGATATCAAGGGCATTAAACAGGGTAAACTGCGTTTAGCTGCGGTATCCACAGCCCAATATTTAATCCCTCAGATCCTAGGTCCTTTTTGTCAACAGTACCAAGGGGTGGATGTGTCCCTAGAATTGACCAATCACCAAGACCTAGAAACAAGGATGATCAATAATGTTGATGACCTATATATTTTAAGCGAACCCCCCCAAGAGCTAAACCTGGAGATTCAACCGTTTCTGGAAAATCCCCTCGTGGTTATTGCTCGCAAAGATCACCCCCTAGCGGGACAGAAAAAAATTCCGATTAAACGACTGCAAGGGGAACCTTTTATTATGCGGGAAATGGGATCGGGAATTAGACGGGCAGTACAGCAAATTTTTCTCGACCATGGCATCACCGTATCTCTGCGTTTGGAAATCGGCAATAATGAAGCCATTAAACAAGCGATCGCTGGTGGTTTAGGAATTTCAGTTCTGTCTCAGCACGTCTTAAATTTAGATAATCCCAATGGGGAATTTACCATCCTTGACGTGGAAGATTTTCCCATCCAACGCCATTGGTATGTGGTTTATCCCAAGGATAAAAAACTATCTGTGATCGCCAAGACTTTTCTGGATTATCTCCTCAATATTCAGCCCCAATCCCTCTTAAAGGTCAAAATTTCTAGATGAGAAACCCCATCTTTGTTGAAGATGGGGTAAGGTAAAAATCAAATCAATCTAAACAGTAACAGGTTCTCGATCGAGGGGTTTAACGCGATCGAGCAGTGCTTGCAACTGTTCCCCTTCAATCACCTCTTTACTGAGGATTTCTTGGGCAATTTCTTCGAGTAAATCGCGATTTTGAGCAAGGATATCCAGGGCCTGCTGATGACCATTTTCGACAATCTCTTTCACTTCATTATCGATCGCTTTGGCCGTATCATCGCTCACCAAGCGCCGGGGATTCATCATGCCATCTCCCAGAAAACTATTCTGTTGACCTTTTTCGTAGGCTAGAGGACCCAAGGTCTTACTCATACCATAGGTCGTCACCATGCGTTCGGCCAAGTCCGTCGCCCGCTGCAGGTCATTAGCAGCCCCAGTAGTAATACTACCAAAGATAATTTCCTCGGCGGCCCGACCGCCTAAAAGAGTAGCAATTTGGTCGCGTAATTCCGTATCATCCATAAGGAAACGGTCTTCCGTGGGCATTTGCAGGGTATAACCGAGGGCTGCCATACCGCGAGGCACGATCGAAATCTTAGCAACTTTACCACCCCCCGGCATAACTGCACCGACGAGAGCGTGACCAACTTCGTGATAAGCGACGATTTTCTTCTCTTTTTCCGAGAGAACCCGGCTTTTCTTCTCTAAACCGGCCACTACCCGCTCGATTGCCTCATTAAAGTCCTCTTGGGCGACGGTGCTGCGTTGATTGCGGGCTGCCAATAAAGCGGCCTCATTGACTAGATTAGCTAAGTCAGCACCAGCAAAACCGGGGGTACGGGTAGCAATCTGTTTTAAATCCACATCTGAGCCTAATTTTACCTTACCTGCGTAGATTTCGAGGATTTTTAAGCGTCCAGCCAGATCGGGACGATCAACTAACACTTGGCGATCAAAACGGCCGGGGCGTAAAAGAGCGGGATCAAGAGTTTCTGGGCGATTAGTAGCGGCCAGCACGATTACCGTCGCATCACCAGCGTTAAAACCGTCCATTTCCGTCAATAATTGGTTTAAAGTCTGTTCCCGTTCATCGTTACCCCCCATAAAATTACCGTTAGCGCGAGATTTACCGATCGCGTCTAATTCATCGATAAAAATAATACAGGGGGCTTTTTTCTTGGCCTGTTCAAACAGATCTCGCACTCGGGCCGCACCTGCACCGACAAAGAGTTCCACGAATTCCGACCCCGAGATACTAAAGAAAGGAACTCCCGCTTCTCCCGCGACTGCTTTTGCCAGCAGGGTTTTGCCTGTCCCCGGCGGACCGACTAGGAGGACACCCTTGGGAATCCGCGCCCCGATTTGAATGTAACGTTGGGGATATTTAAGAAATTCGACGATTTCTGCCAATTCGGTTTTCGCTTCTTCCACACCGGCCACATCTTTAAAAGTGGTTTTGGTGGTATCTCCTTCCACATAGACTTTAGCGCGACTTTTGGTAATCGATAAAGCCCCGGCTGGACCACCGCCACCGCTGCGAGCGAGGAAAAATTGCCAAATACCGACAAAAATCAGGGGAGGAATCACCCAACTAAGGACACTGCCAATCCAGCCATTTTTTGGCGGTGGCGCGGCGGCGAATTCTACGCCCTTGGCTTCTAGACGTTTGGGCAATTCTAGGTCAAAAATCGGTGTAGTGCTGAAAATTCGTCCGTAGTTGCCCTCTTGGTCGTTTTTAAGCTGATAACGAATCTCATTCTGTCCCACGGATACCCTAGCGACGTTGCCATCTTCCACTTGGTCGATAAAAAGACTATAGGGAACTTTGGGGACGCTAGGGCCAAATAATTGCGGGAAAAGAAGGTTAACAATCAGAAATAAGCCGCCTACGGCTAATAAAACATTACCGATCAGGCGAGATTGTGAAGGAGGTTT contains the following coding sequences:
- the bicA gene encoding bicarbonate transporter BicA, which encodes MQITNRIHFDNLRGDIFGGLTAAIVSLPLALAFGVASGAGAIAGLYGAVCVGFFAALFGGTPTLISEPTGPMTVVMTAIVASLTARNPELGLPMAFTVVMLAGIFQILFGIFKMGKYITLMPYSVISGFMSGIGVILIILQIPPFLGQAAPKGGVLGTVQKIPELLSNINPPEAILGAITLAIIFLMPSKFKRFVPPQLLALVIGTLISLFFFQGAEIRRIGDIPVGLPTLQMPTFSAAQMITMLVDGAVLGMLGCIDTLLTAVIADSLTRTEHKSNKELIGQGIGNLVSGICGGLPGAGATMGTVVNIQTGATTALSGITRALILLVVVLWAAGLTKSIPMAVLAGIALKVGIDILDWSFLKRSHKISLKGTLIMYGVLLLTVFVDLIVAVGVGVFIANILTIDRLSELQAQEVKTITDNDDEILLSPEEKRLLNQANGRIILFYLSGPMIFGVSKAIAREHTAMKEADVLILDLSDVPLLGVTASLAIENAIKDAIDKSLQVFIVGATSKIQHRLERLGILAQLPPDHVLMDRTIALQQAVTFVKTHPHQEPEDFEVNQLNN
- a CDS encoding LysR family transcriptional regulator; its protein translation is MIHATLHQLIVFEATARHGSFTRAAEELSITQPTVSTQMKQLTKSVGLPLFEQIGKRLYLTEAGRSLLVTCQAVLKDLDNFEMAIADIKGIKQGKLRLAAVSTAQYLIPQILGPFCQQYQGVDVSLELTNHQDLETRMINNVDDLYILSEPPQELNLEIQPFLENPLVVIARKDHPLAGQKKIPIKRLQGEPFIMREMGSGIRRAVQQIFLDHGITVSLRLEIGNNEAIKQAIAGGLGISVLSQHVLNLDNPNGEFTILDVEDFPIQRHWYVVYPKDKKLSVIAKTFLDYLLNIQPQSLLKVKISR
- the ftsH4 gene encoding ATP-dependent zinc metalloprotease FtsH4; translated protein: MSIKSKPPSQSRLIGNVLLAVGGLFLIVNLLFPQLFGPSVPKVPYSLFIDQVEDGNVARVSVGQNEIRYQLKNDQEGNYGRIFSTTPIFDLELPKRLEAKGVEFAAAPPPKNGWIGSVLSWVIPPLIFVGIWQFFLARSGGGGPAGALSITKSRAKVYVEGDTTKTTFKDVAGVEEAKTELAEIVEFLKYPQRYIQIGARIPKGVLLVGPPGTGKTLLAKAVAGEAGVPFFSISGSEFVELFVGAGAARVRDLFEQAKKKAPCIIFIDELDAIGKSRANGNFMGGNDEREQTLNQLLTEMDGFNAGDATVIVLAATNRPETLDPALLRPGRFDRQVLVDRPDLAGRLKILEIYAGKVKLGSDVDLKQIATRTPGFAGADLANLVNEAALLAARNQRSTVAQEDFNEAIERVVAGLEKKSRVLSEKEKKIVAYHEVGHALVGAVMPGGGKVAKISIVPRGMAALGYTLQMPTEDRFLMDDTELRDQIATLLGGRAAEEIIFGSITTGAANDLQRATDLAERMVTTYGMSKTLGPLAYEKGQQNSFLGDGMMNPRRLVSDDTAKAIDNEVKEIVENGHQQALDILAQNRDLLEEIAQEILSKEVIEGEQLQALLDRVKPLDREPVTV